A DNA window from Pirellulales bacterium contains the following coding sequences:
- a CDS encoding ABC transporter ATP-binding protein, whose product MTNDAGLDAQPHASDTATRLVEMLDAACRWISMPLDRGRTRRGLTSALLQAPDATPESWRDALTEIAPELNLRADQLQFDLKAAIGLVRGGAPLARISASDAGELEWLLVVDHRGGKLEVVSSHDPDHAHWITPKELGQRIGASDEPLDWISLQGLLPCEPPADRSRSPLSRFVGLLRPDRGDIGVILVFAVVVGLLTLSTPIAVEALVNTVAFGRLLQPVVVLAVILLVFLGFSAALRALQTYIAEIIQQRIYVRVSADLSQRLPRVQTEFWDHHYGPEFVNRFFDVVTVQKVTSQLLLDGVALALQTFVGMTVIAFYHPLLLGFDLILLAIVAGIVLVLGRGAVKSAVDESKYKYRTAAWLQELARHRTTFHGRSSMKFALDVADRQVTNYLLARQAHFRVLMRQIVAALGLQAIASTVLLGLGGWLVIQGELTLGQLVAAELIVTVIVGSFAKIGKHVESYYDVVAAADKLGYLFDMPINRSEGVDLPVRGGGISVALNSVGVESAGGLSKSAANLRLAPGEQAVLVGGAASDRTRLLETIVGLRAPASGYVELDGFDARRLRIDSILDQAALVGRIEIFEGSIAENLHLGRPQATEARVRQSLATVELRDELLAMPEGLDASVTTGGHELSYDQHVRLMLARALAGNPRMLLIDGLLDGLPDPMLATILPRLSSTAGELTLIISTGRREVAAALSRVVNLDPSQSDRRFPLNGRDEPGAGD is encoded by the coding sequence ATGACGAACGATGCCGGCCTTGATGCACAGCCTCATGCCTCGGATACGGCGACGCGGCTCGTCGAAATGCTCGACGCCGCCTGCCGTTGGATCTCCATGCCTCTTGACCGGGGGCGGACCCGACGTGGCCTGACTTCTGCGCTGCTTCAAGCGCCCGATGCGACGCCGGAGAGCTGGCGTGATGCGTTGACGGAGATCGCCCCCGAACTGAACCTGCGGGCCGACCAGTTGCAGTTCGACTTGAAGGCGGCGATCGGTTTGGTCAGAGGAGGCGCCCCGCTGGCCCGAATCTCGGCCAGTGACGCCGGGGAACTTGAATGGCTGTTGGTCGTCGACCACCGCGGCGGCAAGCTCGAGGTCGTTTCGTCGCACGATCCCGACCACGCTCACTGGATTACGCCGAAGGAATTGGGCCAGCGCATCGGGGCGTCGGACGAACCGCTCGACTGGATCTCCCTGCAAGGCTTGCTGCCCTGCGAACCGCCGGCAGATCGCTCGCGGTCCCCCCTGTCGCGTTTCGTGGGGCTGCTGCGCCCCGATCGCGGCGACATCGGGGTCATTCTGGTGTTCGCCGTCGTGGTCGGGCTGCTGACGTTGTCGACGCCGATCGCCGTCGAGGCGCTCGTCAACACGGTGGCGTTCGGCCGACTGCTGCAGCCGGTCGTCGTGCTAGCCGTGATTCTGCTAGTGTTCCTCGGTTTTTCGGCGGCCCTGCGAGCCCTGCAAACTTACATTGCGGAGATCATTCAGCAGCGGATCTACGTTCGGGTCAGCGCCGATCTGTCGCAGCGTCTGCCGCGCGTTCAGACCGAGTTTTGGGATCACCACTACGGCCCCGAGTTCGTCAATCGGTTTTTCGACGTGGTGACCGTGCAGAAGGTGACCTCGCAGTTGTTGCTGGACGGCGTCGCGCTTGCGCTGCAAACGTTCGTCGGCATGACAGTGATCGCGTTTTATCACCCCCTGCTCTTGGGGTTCGACCTCATCCTGCTGGCGATCGTAGCGGGCATCGTGCTCGTGTTGGGACGCGGCGCCGTGAAGAGCGCCGTCGACGAGTCAAAATACAAGTACCGCACCGCAGCGTGGTTGCAGGAACTGGCCCGCCATCGCACGACCTTCCACGGGCGCAGCTCGATGAAGTTCGCCCTCGACGTCGCCGACCGGCAGGTGACGAACTACCTGCTCGCCCGGCAGGCCCACTTCCGCGTGCTGATGCGGCAAATCGTCGCCGCGCTTGGCTTGCAGGCGATCGCCAGCACAGTCCTGCTCGGGCTGGGGGGATGGCTCGTCATCCAAGGCGAGCTGACGCTCGGCCAATTGGTGGCCGCGGAACTGATCGTCACCGTGATCGTCGGCTCGTTCGCCAAGATCGGCAAGCATGTCGAGAGCTACTACGACGTCGTGGCCGCGGCCGACAAGCTGGGATACCTGTTCGACATGCCGATCAATCGCAGCGAAGGGGTCGATCTGCCGGTCCGCGGCGGGGGGATCTCCGTCGCCTTGAACTCCGTGGGGGTGGAGTCGGCCGGGGGACTGTCAAAGTCGGCCGCAAATCTGCGACTCGCTCCTGGCGAGCAAGCCGTTCTGGTCGGCGGCGCCGCATCCGACCGGACCCGGCTCTTAGAGACGATCGTCGGCTTGCGGGCGCCGGCCTCGGGGTACGTGGAACTCGACGGCTTCGACGCGCGGCGGCTGAGGATCGATTCGATCCTTGATCAGGCGGCCCTCGTCGGGCGAATCGAGATTTTCGAAGGCTCGATCGCCGAGAACCTGCACCTCGGTCGGCCCCAGGCCACCGAAGCGCGGGTGAGACAATCGCTCGCCACGGTCGAATTGCGTGACGAACTGCTGGCGATGCCCGAAGGGCTGGACGCCTCGGTCACCACCGGCGGGCACGAACTGTCCTACGACCAGCACGTTCGTCTGATGCTGGCCCGGGCGCTCGCCGGGAACCCGCGAATGCTGCTGATCGACGGCCTGCTCGACGGCCTGCCCGACCCCATGTTGGCGACAATTCTCCCCCGTCTGTCGTCGACCGCAGGCGAGCTGACGTTGATCATTTCCACGGGGCGGCGCGAGGTCGCCGCAGCCCTGTCGCGCGTCGTGAACCTTGATCCCAGCCAATCGGATCGCCGCTTCCCTCTGAACGGACGCGACGAGCCAGGCGCAGGAGACTGA
- a CDS encoding TolC family protein → MKNRAATLLATLASVAYVGCKAGPPHALTEPAAQPAAQVAAPEKPVVSSDVSAVSPPADAVRQVAYQAAEKGETDPLVNPAAEVVEPLPPIGDDFESIEPQVAEESLALDDVVQAIYANYPGIEAAARERQIAAGQALEAMGEFDLNIVGEALADSPGYYENYRYGLGAKQYTWGGGQVFGGYRLGRGVFEPWYLERETNKGGEFKTGFAMPFLRDRDIDKRRAAVFKTRLQQAAAEPLVQMEIIAAVREGSIAYWDWIAAGRQVEIARSMLEIAETRQVKLRQSVELGSVKGIELVDNERLIVSRRARLVATDRKLQQAAIKLSIFLRSPDGTPLLAGPERLPADFPPVEEPDSKQLASQIAQALSLRPEVRLLANASQQASVEVRQAQNLMLPAIDGVMTASQDVGEPTSPKRDKSEFELEAGMLLDVPFQRRAAQGKMQSAQGKLAQISAKRRLVEQKIAADVRSAMTALTADYIQLKQARRNVELAIQMEKAEWRLFDEGSSNILMIYLREQSVADAQMLVVDATVDYYRSREDLRAAIASELAGDGF, encoded by the coding sequence ATGAAGAACCGAGCGGCCACCCTGCTGGCGACGCTAGCGTCCGTTGCGTACGTCGGTTGCAAGGCGGGGCCTCCTCACGCCTTGACCGAGCCCGCGGCGCAACCGGCCGCCCAAGTCGCTGCGCCCGAGAAGCCCGTCGTGTCGAGCGACGTATCGGCAGTGTCTCCGCCTGCGGACGCGGTGCGCCAAGTCGCGTATCAGGCTGCGGAGAAGGGCGAAACCGACCCGCTCGTCAACCCGGCCGCGGAAGTCGTCGAGCCGCTGCCGCCGATCGGGGACGACTTCGAGTCGATCGAGCCGCAAGTCGCCGAGGAGTCGCTTGCGCTTGACGACGTCGTCCAGGCCATCTACGCGAATTATCCCGGGATCGAGGCGGCGGCGCGCGAGCGGCAAATTGCTGCGGGACAAGCCCTGGAGGCGATGGGCGAATTCGATCTGAACATCGTCGGCGAAGCGCTCGCCGATTCGCCCGGGTACTACGAGAACTATCGCTACGGGCTCGGCGCCAAGCAGTATACCTGGGGGGGCGGGCAAGTCTTCGGCGGTTATCGCCTGGGGCGCGGCGTGTTCGAACCGTGGTACCTCGAGCGCGAGACGAACAAAGGGGGCGAGTTCAAAACCGGATTCGCGATGCCGTTTCTCCGCGATCGGGACATCGACAAGCGGCGCGCAGCGGTGTTCAAGACTCGGCTGCAGCAAGCGGCGGCTGAACCGCTTGTGCAAATGGAGATCATCGCCGCAGTTCGCGAAGGTTCGATCGCCTACTGGGATTGGATCGCGGCGGGACGGCAGGTCGAAATCGCTCGGTCGATGCTCGAGATCGCGGAAACGCGGCAGGTCAAACTCCGCCAGAGCGTCGAGCTGGGGAGCGTGAAGGGAATTGAACTCGTCGACAACGAGCGGCTGATCGTCTCGCGCAGGGCGCGACTCGTCGCGACCGATCGCAAGTTGCAGCAGGCGGCGATCAAACTGTCGATCTTCCTGCGTTCCCCCGACGGAACGCCGTTGCTGGCGGGCCCCGAACGCCTGCCGGCGGATTTCCCGCCAGTTGAAGAGCCCGACTCAAAGCAACTGGCGAGTCAGATCGCCCAGGCCCTGTCCCTGCGGCCCGAGGTGCGGCTGTTGGCCAACGCCAGTCAGCAGGCGTCGGTCGAGGTGCGCCAGGCTCAGAACCTCATGCTGCCGGCGATCGACGGGGTGATGACCGCGTCGCAGGACGTCGGCGAACCGACCAGCCCGAAGCGCGACAAGTCGGAATTCGAACTCGAAGCGGGGATGCTGCTCGATGTGCCGTTCCAGCGGCGCGCAGCCCAAGGCAAGATGCAGTCCGCCCAGGGAAAGCTGGCTCAGATCTCGGCTAAGAGGCGGCTGGTCGAACAGAAGATCGCCGCGGACGTACGCAGCGCGATGACGGCGCTCACGGCCGACTACATCCAGTTGAAGCAAGCCCGCCGCAACGTCGAGCTGGCAATCCAAATGGAAAAGGCCGAGTGGCGGCTGTTCGACGAAGGAAGCAGCAACATCTTGATGATCTACTTGCGCGAACAATCGGTCGCCGACGCCCAAATGCTGGTCGTCGACGCAACGGTCGACTACTACCGATCGCGCGAAGATTTGCGGGCCGCAATCGCATCCGAGTTGGCGGGGGACGGATTCTAG
- a CDS encoding circularly permuted type 2 ATP-grasp protein, whose translation MAYSSPSYDEMFIDADEPRSACRGFCERLKTIPGDELSTRQLAAEASLRDLGITFNVYGHEDGAEKVWPFDIVPRILDEREWQRVDQGLRQRVSALNMFVDDVYNGRRILHDGIVPEDLIFSAPTYRPQLEGFSPVNKIWCHVSGVDLVRHQDGTIYVLEDNLRCPSGVSYVLENREIMKRTFPQVFEGMSIAPVEEYPERLLQMLLACAPPNAYSPTAVVLTPGVFNSAYFEHTLLSQEMGVELVQGADLFVRDDHVFMKTTQGPRRVDVIYRRIDDDFLDPRHFRPDSVLGAPGLLEAYRRGNVTLANAPGTGIADDKAVYAYVPQMIKYYLSEDPILENVPTFLCSDESQREHVIANIHELVVKPTNESGGYGILIGPHASQAEREECVARVRSNPRNYIAQPMLNLSTAPTIANGALAPRHVDLRPFVLCGENIYVMPGGLTRVALKEGSMVVNSSQGGGSKDTWVLRLSNGRLAAPSAN comes from the coding sequence ATGGCGTACTCATCCCCAAGCTACGACGAGATGTTCATCGACGCCGATGAACCTCGTTCCGCTTGTCGCGGGTTTTGCGAACGACTCAAGACGATCCCCGGCGACGAGCTCAGCACCCGCCAACTCGCGGCGGAAGCGAGCCTGCGGGACCTCGGGATCACCTTCAACGTCTACGGCCACGAGGACGGCGCCGAAAAGGTCTGGCCGTTCGACATCGTGCCGCGGATCCTCGACGAGCGCGAGTGGCAACGGGTCGATCAGGGACTGCGGCAGCGCGTCTCCGCGCTCAACATGTTCGTCGACGACGTTTACAACGGTCGCCGCATTCTGCACGACGGGATCGTCCCCGAAGACCTGATCTTCTCGGCGCCGACCTATCGGCCGCAGCTCGAAGGGTTCAGCCCCGTCAACAAAATCTGGTGCCACGTCAGCGGCGTCGATTTGGTCCGCCACCAGGACGGCACGATCTACGTGCTTGAGGACAACCTGCGCTGCCCCTCGGGGGTGTCGTACGTCCTTGAAAACCGCGAGATCATGAAGCGCACTTTTCCGCAGGTTTTCGAGGGGATGTCGATCGCTCCGGTGGAAGAGTACCCCGAGCGATTGCTGCAAATGCTGCTCGCTTGCGCCCCGCCGAACGCCTACTCGCCGACGGCCGTGGTCCTCACCCCCGGGGTGTTCAACTCGGCTTACTTCGAGCACACGCTCTTGTCGCAGGAGATGGGGGTCGAGCTCGTCCAGGGCGCCGACCTGTTCGTCCGCGACGATCACGTGTTCATGAAGACGACGCAAGGCCCCCGCCGGGTCGACGTGATCTATCGCCGGATCGACGACGACTTTCTCGATCCGCGTCACTTCCGCCCCGATTCCGTCCTGGGGGCGCCCGGGCTGCTCGAGGCTTACCGCCGCGGGAACGTCACGCTCGCCAACGCCCCCGGCACGGGCATCGCCGACGACAAGGCGGTCTACGCCTACGTCCCCCAGATGATCAAATACTACCTGAGCGAGGATCCGATCCTGGAGAACGTGCCGACGTTCTTGTGTTCCGACGAATCGCAGCGCGAGCACGTCATCGCGAACATTCACGAGTTGGTGGTGAAGCCGACCAACGAATCGGGGGGCTATGGAATCCTCATCGGTCCGCATGCCAGTCAGGCTGAACGCGAGGAGTGCGTCGCGCGGGTTCGCAGCAACCCGCGCAATTACATCGCCCAGCCGATGTTGAACCTGTCGACGGCCCCGACGATCGCAAACGGTGCGCTCGCTCCGCGACACGTCGATCTGCGGCCGTTCGTGCTCTGCGGCGAGAATATTTACGTGATGCCCGGCGGTTTGACGCGCGTAGCGTTGAAGGAAGGCTCGATGGTGGTCAATTCTTCCCAAGGCGGGGGAAGCAAAGACACCTGGGTCTTGCGGCTCTCGAACGGACGACTGGCCGCCCCCAGCGCGAATTAG
- a CDS encoding HlyD family efflux transporter periplasmic adaptor subunit, which yields MLTSQPSGELLQANLPVLRLIVSPRIPRRIANALVVLLLAMIAAMLFAPWQQSVKGSGQVVAYAPLERQQTIQANISGRVFKWGEGIREGARVERGQEIVELRDVDPAALDRLALQREAAHEKLSASEEVARAYSDKYTAVMQAQELGIAAAAQEVVMAEQKIEAEVQGLNAAIAAESQAKAYFDRQRELLTAQLASKQDVEIAERQHREAQAKLRQAEAYITSAKSSLSAKKSQLEQKRREATGYIEAARAEQQKAAGDVALARKELTEVEGKLATQQSQIITAPRSGTIVRLLVNEGGEIVKQGDPLFVLVPENAQRAVELWVSGNDAPLISPGRHVRLQFEGWPAVQFAGWPSVAVGTFGGEVVIVDATDNGSGQFRVLVLPDPHDAGGWPDTSYLRQGVRANGWVLLKQVTLGYEVWRQMNGFPPVVSSKAPKDMDKGGKDDVKKPKLKL from the coding sequence ATGCTCACCAGCCAACCTTCCGGCGAACTGCTGCAGGCGAATCTCCCGGTGCTGCGATTGATCGTCTCGCCGCGCATCCCGCGGCGCATCGCCAATGCGCTCGTGGTCCTGCTGTTGGCAATGATCGCGGCCATGTTGTTCGCGCCGTGGCAGCAGTCGGTAAAGGGGAGCGGGCAAGTCGTCGCATATGCGCCGCTGGAGCGGCAGCAGACGATTCAGGCGAACATCTCGGGGCGGGTGTTCAAGTGGGGAGAAGGAATTCGCGAAGGCGCCCGCGTGGAACGGGGGCAGGAGATCGTCGAGCTGCGCGACGTCGACCCGGCGGCGCTCGATCGCTTGGCGCTGCAGCGAGAAGCCGCCCACGAAAAACTTTCGGCCTCGGAGGAGGTCGCGCGCGCCTACAGCGACAAGTACACGGCGGTCATGCAAGCTCAGGAGCTGGGAATCGCAGCGGCCGCTCAGGAAGTCGTGATGGCCGAGCAAAAGATCGAGGCCGAGGTGCAAGGCCTGAATGCGGCAATCGCCGCCGAGAGCCAAGCGAAGGCGTACTTCGATCGGCAACGCGAACTGCTGACGGCGCAATTGGCCTCGAAACAGGACGTCGAAATCGCCGAACGACAGCACCGCGAGGCGCAGGCGAAGCTGCGACAGGCCGAGGCGTACATCACTTCGGCCAAGAGCTCGCTAAGCGCCAAGAAGTCGCAGCTTGAACAGAAGCGTCGCGAGGCGACCGGGTACATCGAAGCCGCTCGAGCCGAACAACAGAAAGCCGCAGGCGACGTCGCACTGGCGCGCAAGGAGCTCACTGAAGTCGAAGGGAAGCTCGCCACTCAACAGAGCCAGATCATCACCGCGCCGCGCAGCGGCACGATTGTGCGATTGTTGGTCAACGAGGGGGGCGAAATTGTCAAGCAAGGCGACCCGCTGTTCGTGCTTGTGCCGGAGAACGCCCAACGAGCAGTCGAATTGTGGGTGTCGGGGAACGACGCGCCGTTGATCTCGCCGGGTCGACACGTGCGGCTGCAATTCGAGGGATGGCCCGCGGTGCAGTTTGCCGGCTGGCCGTCGGTGGCGGTCGGCACCTTCGGGGGCGAAGTCGTCATCGTCGACGCCACGGACAACGGCAGCGGGCAATTCCGCGTGCTCGTGCTGCCTGATCCCCACGACGCCGGCGGGTGGCCCGACACGAGCTATCTTCGCCAGGGAGTTCGGGCAAACGGGTGGGTCCTGCTAAAACAGGTAACGCTCGGCTACGAGGTTTGGCGACAGATGAACGGTTTTCCGCCAGTCGTCTCGTCCAAGGCGCCGAAGGACATGGACAAGGGCGGGAAAGACGACGTCAAGAAACCGAAGCTCAAGCTTTGA
- a CDS encoding alpha-E domain-containing protein: MLSRVADSLYWMNRYVERAENVARFLDVNYNLTLGEGGGLGHQWSPLVNTTGDHERFIELYGESNRANVVQFLAFDDRNPNSIISCITSARENARSVRETITTDMWEQVNKFYLLVRAAARAHKSGDNANAFCLAVKLASHTLVGITYTTMSHGEAWHFLRMGRLIERADKTSRIVDVQYYLLLPTLDDVGGSLDVVRWSALLRSTSALTMYRRVHGQIRPERVAEFLILDRDFPRAMRFCVLGAQNSLQHITGTAAGTFRRRSEQLLGRFRAVLDYTSIADVIQRGMHEYIDDFQTKLNEIDDAIQTDFFKQGGMNESGQRQSQI; this comes from the coding sequence ATGCTGAGCCGGGTCGCCGATTCTCTGTACTGGATGAACAGGTACGTCGAACGCGCCGAAAACGTGGCGCGGTTTCTCGACGTCAATTACAATCTCACCCTCGGCGAAGGGGGCGGGCTGGGGCACCAGTGGTCGCCGCTGGTCAATACCACGGGGGACCATGAGCGGTTCATCGAGCTGTACGGCGAATCGAATCGCGCCAACGTGGTGCAGTTCCTCGCGTTCGACGATCGCAATCCCAATTCGATCATCAGTTGCATCACAAGCGCCCGCGAAAACGCCCGCAGCGTCCGCGAGACGATCACCACGGACATGTGGGAGCAGGTCAACAAGTTCTACCTGCTGGTGCGGGCCGCAGCCCGGGCCCACAAATCGGGAGACAACGCCAACGCCTTCTGCCTGGCCGTCAAGTTGGCCAGCCATACGCTGGTAGGAATCACCTATACCACCATGTCCCACGGCGAGGCGTGGCACTTCCTGCGGATGGGCCGGCTCATCGAGCGGGCCGACAAAACGTCGCGGATCGTCGACGTGCAGTACTATCTGCTCTTGCCGACGTTGGACGACGTGGGCGGTTCGCTCGACGTGGTCCGCTGGTCGGCCCTGCTGCGGTCGACCAGCGCCCTGACGATGTACCGTCGGGTCCATGGCCAGATCCGCCCCGAGCGGGTGGCGGAGTTCCTGATCCTCGACCGCGATTTTCCCAGGGCGATGCGGTTTTGCGTGTTAGGAGCGCAAAATTCGTTACAGCACATCACCGGCACGGCCGCCGGCACGTTCCGCCGCCGTTCCGAGCAGCTTCTGGGCCGGTTCCGGGCGGTCCTCGATTACACGAGCATCGCCGACGTGATTCAGCGGGGAATGCACGAGTACATCGACGATTTTCAGACTAAACTTAATGAAATCGACGACGCCATTCAGACCGATTTTTTCAAGCAAGGCGGGATGAACGAATCGGGGCAGCGTCAGTCGCAGATTTGA